The following is a genomic window from Saprospiraceae bacterium.
TTATGCCATTTTAAATCTGGTAGGCAGGAGAAGTTATTTTTTTGAGCATAAATAAAATTATGGCAAATCAAACCATTTTCAACTGTCTTTTATAGTTGAAATGTTTCCAAGCTGTATCAATATAAAATAGAGTCAAAATCATGAATAAAACGAACCACATCCATGGTAAAATGCCTTTCGTAATTTCCGACCCGATGAACATATAAAACATAAAAACCGACATCCACGGATTTAGTCCAGAAATAAAAAGAAATCGATAAACACTATGATAACGGCTAAACAACAGTTTAAACCATGTAATGAATGCTAAAATAACTATAAAAATATTTGAAATAACTATGATGTCAAATATTTGTGAAGTACTTAAAATGTTATTCTCTTCAATAAAATACATTATCGTACAAATAAGCAATGATACTAAAATTGTCTTGATGTATAAACTTTTCAAAATCTGGACTGACTTCAGAAGAACGACTCTGGGTCTAACCCAAATATAACCGATCCAATTAGATGTTTCTTTCCGCATCATTGGATTCCACCTTTGTTTTACAATTACAAATGCCCCATCAAATGAAAGACCTTTATGCATATGGTGTTCTATCTGAGAGCAAATATGATCAGTGATTTCATCCGCAATGTCAATGTAATCAATACCTGCATGATGGATATAGGATTTTACCTGATTTACCTGAATTTCGTTGAGTGTCATGATATTACTATAGATGGTTTTAATGAATTAAAGATATCCTGAATGTTTTTAATAAAAGACTTTAACTCTTCAAGTTTGTTTTGTCTTTCGCCAATACCTTTTTGAGTAAGTTTGTAGTATTTCCTCACGCGTGTACCTATGTACTCCAATTCAGCTTCCAATAAACCATCATCTTCCATCTTGTGCAGGGCCGGATAAAGCGCACCTTCTGATATTTTCATCTCACCTGAAGTAAGTTCCTT
Proteins encoded in this region:
- a CDS encoding PadR family transcriptional regulator — its product is MNSSAYYKGSLNTIILHLLSTENRMYGYEIAQKVKELTSGEMKISEGALYPALHKMEDDGLLEAELEYIGTRVRKYYKLTQKGIGERQNKLEELKSFIKNIQDIFNSLKPSIVIS